A single Microbacterium protaetiae DNA region contains:
- a CDS encoding LacI family DNA-binding transcriptional regulator, giving the protein MTASVRDVAEAAGVSVGTVSNVLNAPDKVSEATAQRVHAAIERLGFVRNDAARQLRAGRSRAIGMVVLDLRNPFFTDVARGAEDRAAERGLSVFLANSDERAEREQSALELFEQQRVSGVLVTPIAEDLPVLRRMRDRGTPVVLVDRESQQSHFPSVAVDDVEGGRMAAEHLLAIGRRKLGLVGGPTTLRQVTDRLDGAQQAVAAVADATLEFIGTAALTVDEGRAAGRRIAQRAPAQRPDAIFAANDLVALGLLQGFVMAGAVRVPDDIALIGYDDIDFAAAAVVPLSSVRQPARLIGSTAVDLLSAASDGGAAREQVLFRPELVVRASTVSV; this is encoded by the coding sequence ATGACGGCGAGCGTGCGCGATGTGGCCGAGGCCGCCGGTGTCTCGGTGGGTACGGTCTCCAACGTGCTCAACGCGCCCGACAAGGTGTCCGAGGCGACCGCGCAGCGGGTTCATGCCGCCATCGAACGCCTCGGCTTCGTTCGCAACGACGCTGCCCGCCAACTACGCGCGGGACGCAGTCGCGCGATAGGCATGGTGGTGCTCGACCTGCGCAACCCGTTCTTCACGGATGTCGCCCGAGGCGCAGAAGACCGGGCGGCCGAGCGCGGGCTGTCGGTGTTCCTGGCCAACAGCGACGAGCGGGCCGAACGAGAGCAATCCGCGCTCGAGCTGTTCGAGCAACAGCGTGTGTCGGGAGTGCTCGTGACGCCGATCGCCGAAGATCTTCCGGTGTTGCGCCGCATGCGCGATCGCGGCACGCCTGTCGTGCTGGTGGACCGCGAGTCGCAGCAGAGCCATTTTCCGTCGGTCGCCGTCGACGATGTCGAAGGCGGCAGGATGGCGGCCGAGCACCTGCTGGCCATCGGTCGGCGCAAGCTCGGTCTCGTGGGTGGGCCGACGACGCTTCGCCAGGTGACCGACCGGCTCGACGGGGCGCAGCAGGCGGTCGCCGCCGTCGCAGACGCCACCCTCGAGTTCATCGGGACGGCCGCACTTACGGTGGATGAGGGGCGCGCTGCAGGTCGACGCATCGCTCAGCGGGCTCCCGCACAGCGTCCCGATGCCATCTTCGCCGCCAACGACCTCGTGGCGTTGGGACTTCTTCAGGGATTCGTGATGGCCGGGGCTGTGCGCGTTCCCGACGACATCGCTCTCATCGGCTATGACGACATCGATTTCGCGGCAGCCGCCGTGGTGCCCCTCAGCTCGGTGCGTCAGCCGGCGCGACTGATCGGCTCCACGGCCGTCGACCTGCTCTCTGCGGCATCCGACGGCGGGGCGGCACGCGAGCAGGTGCTCTTCCGCCCCGAGCTCGTGGTTCGGGCATCCACCGTCTCTGTGTGA
- a CDS encoding sugar ABC transporter ATP-binding protein, translated as MSSTPVLELQDVQKAFGAVIALRAATIRVDAGSIHALVGENGAGKSTLVKIVAGLYQRDGGTFRLKGEEVDFTSTAQSKAAGIAVIYQEPTLFPDLSVTENIFMGRQPTGRLGRIDRKAMRHEVEQLFTRLGVVIDPDRPAEGLSIADQQVIEIAKAVSLDASLLIMDEPTAALSGTEVERLFAIARSLRDEGRALIFISHRFDEVFALCDTVTVMRDGAYIATSAITDTDPDQIVRQMVGRQITELFPKQQTEIGEPLLEVEGLTRPGVFHDIGFTVRAGEIVGLAGLVGAGRSEVVRAVFGVDPYDEGTVKVAGKRVAPGNPSEAMRAGIALVPEDRRKQGLVTESSVAHNITLAIRRRLSRFGLITTGIENRAATEWASRLEVKTHALDTVAATLSGGNQQKVVLAKWLATGPRVLIIDEPTRGIDVGTKSEVHRLLSELAGQGMAVLMISSELPEVLGMADRVLVMREGRITADIPREQATSENVMFAATHATEQQK; from the coding sequence ATGAGCAGCACGCCGGTGCTGGAACTGCAAGACGTGCAGAAGGCGTTCGGTGCCGTCATCGCGCTGCGCGCGGCCACCATTCGCGTGGATGCCGGCTCGATCCATGCCCTCGTGGGCGAGAACGGCGCCGGCAAGTCCACCCTCGTCAAGATCGTCGCCGGGCTCTACCAGCGCGACGGCGGAACCTTCCGGCTGAAGGGCGAAGAGGTCGATTTCACCTCCACGGCGCAGTCGAAGGCAGCGGGCATCGCCGTCATCTACCAGGAGCCCACGCTCTTTCCCGATCTGTCCGTCACCGAGAACATCTTCATGGGCCGCCAGCCCACCGGCCGCCTTGGCAGAATCGATCGCAAAGCGATGCGTCACGAGGTCGAGCAGCTGTTCACCCGGCTCGGTGTGGTCATCGACCCCGACCGCCCGGCCGAGGGTTTGTCGATCGCCGACCAGCAGGTCATCGAGATCGCCAAGGCGGTCTCGCTGGATGCCTCGCTGCTGATCATGGATGAACCGACCGCCGCGCTGTCCGGCACCGAGGTCGAGCGACTTTTCGCCATCGCACGCAGCCTGCGTGATGAGGGGCGCGCGCTCATCTTCATCTCACACCGGTTCGATGAGGTCTTCGCTCTCTGCGACACCGTCACCGTCATGCGAGACGGCGCATACATCGCCACCAGCGCCATCACCGACACCGATCCCGACCAGATCGTGCGCCAGATGGTCGGCCGGCAGATCACCGAGCTGTTCCCCAAGCAGCAGACCGAGATCGGCGAGCCCCTGCTCGAGGTCGAAGGACTCACCCGCCCAGGCGTCTTCCATGACATCGGCTTCACGGTGCGCGCTGGCGAGATCGTCGGGCTCGCAGGGCTGGTCGGCGCCGGTCGCAGCGAGGTGGTGCGTGCCGTCTTCGGTGTCGACCCCTACGACGAGGGGACTGTGAAGGTCGCGGGAAAAAGGGTCGCTCCCGGCAACCCCTCCGAGGCCATGCGCGCAGGTATCGCGCTCGTGCCCGAAGACCGGCGCAAGCAAGGACTGGTGACCGAATCCAGCGTCGCGCACAACATCACGCTGGCCATCCGCCGTCGGCTGTCGCGCTTCGGGCTGATCACCACCGGAATTGAGAACCGCGCCGCGACCGAGTGGGCGAGCCGGCTCGAAGTGAAAACGCATGCACTGGACACCGTGGCGGCGACACTCTCGGGCGGCAACCAGCAGAAGGTCGTGCTGGCGAAGTGGTTGGCCACCGGACCACGCGTGCTCATCATCGACGAACCGACCCGCGGCATCGACGTCGGCACGAAATCAGAGGTCCATCGACTCCTGTCCGAATTGGCGGGGCAGGGCATGGCGGTGCTGATGATCTCGTCCGAGCTGCCGGAGGTGCTCGGAATGGCCGACCGCGTGCTGGTCATGCGCGAGGGGCGCATCACCGCCGACATCCCCCGCGAACAGGCGACATCCGAAAACGTCATGTTCGCGGCCACTCATGCAACGGAGCAGCAGAAGTGA
- a CDS encoding ABC transporter permease, which translates to MTTIAIRTSSLTKTLGALGRARELGILLAVVLVVVAATIKNPAFLFSHDGWRDLLLTPSILLLVAVGQAVVIITRNVDLSVGSVVGLTAYLTGRLFSDIPGIPIVLVVLAAIVLGGLLGLINGALVAFANVPSMVITLGTLYAFRGIDVVWAGSNRVNASDLPRSFLALGTGQLLSIPILTIVAVVVLVAAGWYMRNARSGREHYAIGSDPAAAHLYGLRVTRRVLLAFVLSGALAGLAGVFYAARYGTVDSQAGSGWELQAVGAAVIGGVAIMGGVGTVWGAALGAVLLMTINRALPVLGIPDFWQGAVVGALIIGAIVLDRVLAVRQRRRLIEARDES; encoded by the coding sequence GTGACCACCATCGCGATCCGCACCTCCTCACTGACCAAGACGCTCGGTGCGCTCGGGCGTGCCCGAGAACTCGGCATCCTGCTGGCCGTGGTGCTGGTCGTTGTGGCGGCCACGATCAAGAACCCGGCGTTCCTGTTCAGCCACGACGGCTGGCGCGACCTGCTGCTGACGCCGTCGATCCTGCTGCTGGTGGCCGTGGGACAGGCGGTCGTGATCATCACCCGCAACGTCGACCTGTCGGTGGGCTCGGTGGTCGGTCTGACCGCGTACCTCACCGGCCGCTTGTTCAGCGACATCCCCGGCATCCCCATTGTGCTCGTCGTGCTCGCCGCGATAGTGCTGGGCGGCCTTCTCGGTCTCATCAACGGCGCCCTGGTGGCCTTCGCGAACGTGCCGTCGATGGTGATCACGCTGGGCACGCTCTACGCCTTCCGCGGTATCGATGTCGTCTGGGCCGGCAGCAACCGGGTGAACGCGTCCGACCTGCCGCGCTCCTTCCTGGCCCTCGGAACCGGGCAGCTGCTGTCGATCCCGATCTTGACCATCGTCGCCGTGGTCGTGCTCGTCGCCGCCGGCTGGTACATGCGCAACGCGCGCAGCGGACGCGAGCACTATGCGATCGGATCGGACCCCGCCGCCGCACACCTGTACGGGCTGCGCGTGACCCGCCGCGTGCTGCTCGCCTTCGTGCTCTCGGGCGCTCTGGCCGGGCTGGCCGGTGTGTTCTACGCCGCCCGCTACGGCACTGTCGACTCGCAGGCGGGTTCGGGCTGGGAGTTGCAGGCGGTCGGGGCGGCCGTCATCGGCGGCGTGGCCATCATGGGCGGCGTCGGCACCGTCTGGGGCGCCGCACTGGGCGCCGTGCTGCTGATGACGATAAACCGCGCCCTTCCGGTGCTCGGCATCCCCGATTTCTGGCAAGGGGCCGTGGTGGGTGCCCTCATCATCGGCGCCATCGTGCTCGACCGCGTGCTGGCCGTGCGGCAGAGACGCCGCCTCATCGAAGCGAGGGACGAATCATGA
- a CDS encoding ABC transporter permease — MTTTTASPRSVRDYTHPLWRRLLATRESAIVGLLIIVAVVAATTVRGFSQPITLTYLLLDVTPILLIALPMTLVMITGEIDLSVGSMVGLSSVVTGALVQAHWPFGVAALVALLVGVLGGAVNGLLVTVVGLPSLAVTIGTLALFRGIAVGTLGTTAVTDFPQQWTALAQARISGTTIPYVMIPFLILLAVFAIVLHFTPFGRGIYAVGLSKDAARFSGVNVERTKLILFVLTGVVSAFAGIFYTLRFGSARGDNATGLELQVIAAVVLGGVSVFGGRGKLYGVVAAVLLIGALSSALRLANVTSDVINIITGVLLVISVVAASVLAWLQKKRRRPNATATTAG; from the coding sequence ATGACCACCACGACGGCGTCCCCGCGCTCGGTGCGCGACTACACCCATCCCCTCTGGCGTCGGCTGCTGGCCACGCGCGAGTCGGCCATCGTCGGCCTGCTGATCATCGTCGCCGTCGTCGCTGCGACCACGGTGCGCGGATTCAGTCAGCCGATCACCCTGACCTACCTGCTGTTGGATGTCACTCCGATCCTGCTCATCGCCCTGCCGATGACGCTGGTCATGATCACCGGTGAGATCGACCTGTCGGTGGGCAGCATGGTCGGACTCTCCAGCGTGGTGACCGGTGCCCTGGTGCAGGCGCACTGGCCGTTCGGCGTCGCGGCACTTGTGGCTCTGCTGGTCGGTGTTCTCGGTGGCGCAGTGAACGGACTGCTCGTCACCGTCGTCGGCCTGCCCTCGCTGGCGGTCACCATCGGCACCCTGGCACTGTTCCGCGGCATCGCGGTGGGGACATTGGGCACCACGGCGGTCACCGACTTTCCGCAGCAGTGGACCGCCCTGGCCCAGGCGCGCATCTCGGGAACCACTATCCCCTATGTGATGATCCCGTTCCTCATCCTGCTGGCCGTCTTCGCGATAGTGCTCCACTTCACGCCGTTCGGGCGCGGCATCTACGCCGTCGGCCTCTCGAAAGACGCCGCTCGCTTCTCGGGCGTGAACGTCGAGCGCACCAAGCTGATCCTGTTCGTGCTCACCGGGGTGGTCTCGGCCTTCGCCGGTATCTTCTACACGCTGCGCTTCGGCAGCGCCCGTGGAGACAACGCGACCGGCCTGGAACTGCAGGTGATCGCGGCGGTGGTGCTCGGCGGGGTATCGGTGTTCGGCGGTCGCGGCAAGCTGTACGGGGTGGTGGCCGCCGTGCTTCTGATCGGTGCCCTCTCCAGCGCGCTGCGCCTGGCCAATGTCACCTCAGATGTCATCAACATCATCACCGGCGTGCTGCTGGTGATCTCCGTCGTCGCCGCGAGCGTGCTCGCATGGCTGCAGAAGAAGCGACGGCGCCCGAACGCGACGGCCACCACAGCAGGATGA
- the rhaS gene encoding rhamnose ABC transporter substrate-binding protein, with translation MTFAHKRVAALAAIAVTAALALTGCADTGPATSSTGDTGGDSDNLAITFLPKNLGNPYFDTSAKGGKAAVEEFKGTFNQVGPAQASPDAQVSYINTATQQGVGALVVSANDPKAICDALNQARQNGVKVVTFDSDTDASCRDLFVNQASADGIAKVQVDLIADQIGDEGEIAILSAAANATNQNAWIDKMKSLLASDHPNISLVDVVYGNDDDQTSFDKTAALLQSHPKLKGIVSPTTVGIAAAARYLSTSSFKGKVALTGLGTPNQMREYVKDGTVAKFALWNPEDLGYLSAFAAKALITGEITGKEGDTFTAGKLGEYKVGADGTVLLGDPYVFDKDNIDQFDF, from the coding sequence ATGACGTTTGCACACAAGCGTGTCGCGGCCCTGGCCGCGATCGCGGTGACCGCCGCCCTGGCGCTCACCGGCTGCGCCGACACCGGCCCGGCGACCAGCTCCACCGGTGACACCGGCGGCGACTCCGACAACCTCGCCATCACGTTCCTGCCCAAGAACCTCGGCAACCCGTACTTCGACACCTCGGCAAAGGGCGGCAAGGCCGCGGTCGAGGAGTTCAAGGGCACCTTCAACCAGGTGGGTCCCGCTCAGGCATCGCCCGACGCCCAGGTCAGCTACATCAACACCGCCACCCAGCAGGGGGTGGGTGCGCTGGTCGTCTCGGCCAACGACCCCAAGGCCATCTGCGATGCGCTGAACCAGGCACGTCAGAACGGCGTCAAGGTGGTCACCTTCGACTCCGACACCGATGCCTCGTGCCGTGACCTGTTCGTGAACCAGGCCAGCGCCGACGGCATCGCCAAGGTGCAGGTCGACCTCATCGCCGACCAGATCGGTGACGAAGGCGAGATCGCCATTCTGTCGGCGGCCGCGAACGCGACCAACCAGAACGCCTGGATCGACAAGATGAAGAGCCTGCTGGCCTCGGACCACCCGAACATCTCGCTCGTCGACGTCGTCTACGGAAACGACGACGACCAGACATCGTTCGACAAGACGGCGGCCCTGCTGCAGTCGCACCCGAAGCTGAAGGGCATCGTCTCGCCGACCACCGTCGGCATCGCCGCTGCCGCCCGCTACCTGTCGACCTCGTCGTTCAAGGGCAAGGTCGCGCTGACCGGTCTGGGCACGCCGAACCAGATGCGCGAGTACGTGAAGGACGGCACCGTCGCCAAGTTCGCACTGTGGAACCCCGAAGACCTCGGCTATCTCTCCGCCTTCGCCGCCAAAGCGCTGATCACCGGTGAGATCACCGGTAAGGAAGGCGACACCTTCACCGCCGGAAAGCTCGGCGAGTACAAGGTGGGCGCCGACGGAACCGTTCTGCTGGGCGACCCGTACGTGTTCGACAAGGACAACATCGACCAGTTCGACTTCTAG
- a CDS encoding L-rhamnose mutarotase, with protein MTRVCFELRVKPELLDEYVARHSPVWPEMLAEIAAAGRRNYSIFLGEGGRLIGYYETDDDAAAQAYLAASPVAAKWEAEMARFFEGLEGRPDQNATPLTEIFHLADQLAAAPVPIQHTHGEASTDDESDAS; from the coding sequence ATGACCCGCGTCTGCTTCGAGCTGCGTGTCAAGCCCGAGCTGCTCGACGAGTACGTCGCCCGGCACAGCCCGGTCTGGCCCGAGATGCTCGCCGAGATAGCGGCGGCCGGCCGCCGCAACTACTCGATCTTCCTCGGCGAGGGCGGTCGGCTCATCGGCTACTACGAGACCGACGATGACGCCGCGGCGCAGGCCTACCTGGCGGCATCCCCGGTCGCGGCGAAGTGGGAGGCCGAGATGGCCCGCTTCTTCGAGGGGCTCGAGGGACGCCCCGATCAGAACGCCACGCCCCTCACTGAGATCTTCCATCTCGCCGACCAGCTGGCCGCGGCACCCGTGCCCATTCAGCACACACACGGCGAAGCATCCACCGACGACGAAAGCGACGCATCATGA
- the rhaI gene encoding L-rhamnose isomerase, which yields MTTLSPEILDALEKQAIELPSWAFGNSGTRFKVFATPGTPRDPFEKIADAAQVHKHTGLAPTVALHIPWDVVDDYAALRRHAEDLGVALGTVNSNTFQDDDYKFGALTHEDDRIRRKAIDHHLACIDIMDQTGSRDLKIWLAEGSNYPGQNDMRARQDRLHDSLSTIYARLGENQRLVLEYKFFEPSFYHTDVPDWGTSYVQVAALGEKAKVCLDTGHHAPGTNIEFIVMQLLRLGKLGSFDFNSRFYADDDLIVGAADPFQLFRILVEVVRGGGLNNPDVAFMLDQCHNIEKKIPGQIRSVLNVQEMTARALLLDREALAQAQTANDVLAANAIFMDAFQVDVRPALAEWRVSRGLPADPMAEYAASGYQEQIEADRVGGVQAGWGA from the coding sequence ATGACCACCCTGTCCCCCGAGATCCTCGACGCGCTCGAGAAGCAGGCCATTGAGCTGCCCAGCTGGGCATTCGGCAATTCGGGCACCCGGTTCAAGGTGTTCGCCACGCCCGGCACGCCGCGTGATCCGTTCGAGAAGATCGCGGATGCCGCGCAGGTGCACAAACACACCGGGCTGGCGCCGACTGTCGCCCTGCACATTCCGTGGGACGTCGTCGACGACTACGCGGCGCTGCGCCGGCACGCCGAAGACCTGGGCGTGGCCCTGGGCACCGTCAACTCGAACACGTTCCAGGACGACGACTACAAGTTCGGCGCCCTCACGCACGAAGACGACCGCATTCGCCGCAAGGCCATCGACCACCACCTCGCGTGCATCGACATCATGGACCAGACGGGGTCGCGCGATCTGAAGATCTGGCTCGCCGAGGGCTCGAACTACCCCGGGCAGAATGACATGCGCGCCCGGCAGGACCGCCTGCACGACTCGCTCTCCACGATCTACGCGCGCCTGGGCGAGAACCAGCGCCTCGTGCTGGAGTACAAGTTCTTCGAGCCGTCGTTCTACCACACCGACGTTCCCGACTGGGGCACCTCCTACGTGCAGGTGGCCGCGCTCGGCGAGAAGGCGAAGGTGTGCCTGGACACCGGGCACCACGCCCCCGGCACCAACATCGAGTTCATCGTCATGCAGCTGCTGCGCCTGGGCAAGCTCGGCTCGTTCGACTTCAACTCGCGCTTCTACGCCGACGACGACCTCATCGTGGGCGCCGCCGACCCGTTCCAGCTGTTCCGCATCCTCGTCGAGGTCGTGCGCGGCGGCGGGCTGAACAACCCCGACGTGGCCTTCATGCTCGACCAGTGCCACAACATCGAGAAGAAGATCCCCGGGCAGATCCGCTCGGTGCTCAACGTGCAGGAGATGACCGCCCGTGCGCTGCTTCTCGACCGCGAGGCTCTCGCGCAGGCGCAGACGGCCAACGACGTGCTCGCCGCCAACGCGATCTTCATGGACGCGTTCCAGGTCGACGTGCGCCCCGCACTGGCCGAATGGCGCGTCTCACGCGGACTGCCGGCAGACCCGATGGCCGAGTACGCGGCATCCGGCTACCAGGAGCAGATCGAGGCCGACCGCGTCGGCGGCGTACAAGCCGGGTGGGGCGCGTGA
- a CDS encoding DUF2442 domain-containing protein — protein MSSLIETIEAVDVRVSDDALIVTLKDGRAVSAPLKWFPRLQAATPVQRSKWEILGPGTTLHWEEIDEDISVRWLLTGTD, from the coding sequence ATGAGTTCTTTGATCGAGACGATCGAGGCGGTCGATGTGCGTGTCTCTGACGATGCGCTCATTGTCACGTTGAAGGATGGGCGGGCTGTCTCGGCACCGCTGAAATGGTTCCCGCGATTGCAGGCCGCGACGCCGGTGCAGCGCAGTAAGTGGGAGATCCTCGGGCCCGGCACCACGCTCCACTGGGAAGAGATCGACGAAGACATCTCCGTGCGCTGGTTGCTCACGGGAACTGATTGA
- a CDS encoding DUF4160 domain-containing protein — translation MTPTVMRTGRYRLLFHSRENGEPPHIHVLADRCEAKYWLAQVALARNDGFAPHELRRIRGIIVANREYLWEVWHEFFDRDDRGGRCACL, via the coding sequence ATGACGCCGACGGTGATGCGCACCGGAAGGTATCGGTTGCTCTTCCATAGTCGTGAGAACGGTGAACCGCCGCACATTCACGTGCTCGCGGATCGGTGCGAAGCGAAGTACTGGCTGGCGCAGGTCGCGCTGGCGCGGAATGATGGATTCGCCCCGCACGAGTTGCGTCGGATCCGTGGGATCATTGTCGCGAACCGCGAGTATCTGTGGGAGGTGTGGCATGAGTTCTTTGATCGAGACGATCGAGGCGGTCGATGTGCGTGTCTCTGA
- a CDS encoding bifunctional aldolase/short-chain dehydrogenase encodes MTNPTVTDLIARSNRLGADPANTNYAGGNTSAKGTEIDPVTGHPVELLWVKGSGGDLGTLKPEGLAVLRLDRMRALADIYPGVDREDEMVAAFDYCLHGKGGAAPSIDTAMHGLVDAAHVDHLHPDSGIAIATAADGEELTATIFGDKVMWVPWRRPGFQLGLDIAEIKKQNPQAIGCILGGHGITAWGESSDEAEANSLWIISTAQAYIDEHGKTDPFGGVRPGYGALGEPERHAKAAALAATIRGLASTDKPMVGHYTDSDAVLDFLASEKAPALAELGTSCPDHFLRTKVKPLLLDLPADATVEASINRLKELHEAYRADYAAYYERHADAASPAMRGADPLIVLVPGVGMFSYGANKQTARVAGEFYVNAINVMRGAEALSSYQPIAESEKFRIEYWALEEAKLQRMPKPKSHQGRIAFVTGAASGIGKAIATRLAREGACVVVADLDLATAQAAAAELGSTDVAIGVAANVADADGVQAAIDATLLAFGGIDLVVNNAGLSLSKPLLETTEKDWDLQHDVMAKGSFLVSRAAAKPLIEQGMGGDVIYISSKNSVFAGPNNIAYSATKADQAHQVRLLAVELGEYGVRVNGINPDGVVRGSGIFAGGWGAQRAATYGVKEEDLGQFYANRTILKREVVPSNVADAVYVLTGPELSRTTGLHIPVDSGVAAAFLR; translated from the coding sequence ATGACCAACCCCACCGTCACCGACCTGATCGCGCGCAGCAACCGCCTGGGCGCCGACCCCGCGAACACGAACTATGCCGGCGGAAACACCTCTGCCAAGGGCACCGAGATCGATCCGGTGACGGGTCACCCCGTCGAGCTTCTCTGGGTCAAGGGCTCGGGCGGCGACCTGGGCACCCTGAAGCCCGAGGGCCTCGCGGTGCTGCGCCTGGACCGCATGCGCGCCCTCGCCGACATCTACCCGGGCGTCGACCGCGAAGACGAGATGGTCGCCGCCTTCGACTACTGCCTGCACGGCAAGGGGGGAGCTGCCCCCTCGATCGACACCGCCATGCATGGACTGGTGGATGCCGCGCACGTCGACCACCTGCATCCCGACTCCGGCATCGCCATCGCGACGGCCGCCGACGGCGAAGAGCTCACCGCCACCATCTTCGGCGACAAGGTCATGTGGGTGCCGTGGCGCCGGCCCGGCTTCCAGCTCGGCCTGGACATCGCCGAGATAAAGAAGCAGAACCCGCAGGCGATCGGTTGCATCCTCGGCGGACACGGGATCACCGCCTGGGGCGAGAGCTCCGACGAGGCCGAGGCGAACTCGCTGTGGATCATCTCCACTGCGCAGGCCTACATCGACGAGCACGGCAAGACCGACCCGTTCGGCGGCGTCCGCCCCGGGTACGGGGCGCTGGGCGAACCCGAACGGCACGCCAAGGCCGCCGCTCTGGCGGCGACCATCCGCGGACTCGCGTCGACCGACAAGCCGATGGTCGGCCACTACACCGACAGCGATGCGGTGCTCGACTTCCTCGCCTCCGAGAAGGCACCCGCGTTGGCCGAGCTGGGCACCAGCTGCCCCGACCACTTCCTGCGCACCAAGGTCAAGCCGCTGCTGCTGGATCTTCCCGCCGATGCCACTGTCGAGGCATCCATCAACCGGCTCAAGGAACTGCACGAGGCCTACCGCGCCGACTACGCCGCCTATTACGAACGGCACGCGGATGCCGCCTCCCCGGCCATGCGCGGCGCCGACCCGCTGATCGTCCTGGTGCCCGGTGTGGGCATGTTCAGCTACGGCGCGAACAAACAGACCGCGCGCGTGGCGGGCGAGTTCTACGTGAACGCGATAAACGTCATGCGCGGCGCCGAGGCGCTGTCGAGCTACCAGCCGATCGCTGAGTCAGAGAAGTTCCGCATCGAGTACTGGGCTCTGGAAGAGGCCAAGCTGCAGCGGATGCCGAAGCCGAAGTCGCACCAGGGGCGCATAGCGTTCGTCACGGGTGCGGCATCGGGCATCGGCAAGGCCATCGCGACGCGCCTGGCCCGCGAGGGCGCCTGCGTCGTGGTCGCCGACCTCGACCTAGCCACGGCCCAGGCGGCTGCGGCCGAGCTGGGTTCCACCGACGTCGCCATCGGCGTGGCCGCGAACGTGGCCGACGCCGACGGCGTGCAGGCCGCGATCGACGCCACCCTGCTTGCGTTCGGCGGCATCGACCTGGTCGTGAACAATGCCGGGCTCTCGCTGTCGAAGCCGCTGCTGGAGACCACCGAGAAGGACTGGGATCTGCAGCACGACGTCATGGCGAAGGGTTCGTTCCTTGTCTCGCGCGCGGCCGCGAAGCCGCTCATCGAGCAGGGCATGGGCGGCGACGTGATCTACATCTCGTCGAAGAACAGCGTGTTCGCCGGCCCGAACAACATCGCCTATTCGGCGACCAAGGCCGACCAGGCGCACCAGGTGCGGCTGCTGGCGGTCGAGCTCGGCGAGTACGGCGTGCGGGTCAACGGCATCAACCCCGACGGGGTCGTGCGCGGCTCGGGCATCTTCGCCGGCGGTTGGGGCGCGCAGCGCGCGGCGACCTATGGCGTGAAAGAAGAGGACCTCGGCCAGTTCTACGCGAACCGCACGATCCTCAAGCGCGAGGTGGTGCCTTCCAACGTCGCTGACGCCGTGTATGTGCTGACCGGCCCCGAGCTCTCGCGAACGACCGGGCTGCACATCCCCGTCGACTCGGGCGTGGCCGCCGCGTTCCTGCGATGA